The genomic stretch AACGACTGCCCGCCGCTCGAGGCGGCGGCCGACCGTTAGGCCGGACAGCCGCCGCCCTCTATGCCCGGCGCCGGGTCAGCCGGCGAAGAAGTAGTACGTCGCGCGGTAGGGCACGCGACGTTCGGTGCCGGCCCGGGCCGCGTCGCAGGCGTCGGTCGGCGCCTTGCCGCCTACCGTGGCCACCCGCTGGATGTAGCTCGTCGACGCGAACGTGCCTTGCCCGGCGTTCGAGGTCGACTTGAGCAGCAGCCATGGAATCGCGGCGGCATCTGGCCCGTCGTCACGTGCGGCCACGGCGGCCACCACCTTGCTGCCGTCGGCGGACTCCCAGGTCGGGCCGCCGTAGTGCTTGCCGATGCGCTTGC from Caldimonas brevitalea encodes the following:
- a CDS encoding DUF3455 domain-containing protein; amino-acid sequence: MKSALIALAPVVLLAACATPSAPHQQVPPQLKPPAGSKLTLESPAEGVQIYTCGPSKTDPARHEWVFKAPEAELFDTSGKRIGKHYGGPTWESADGSKVVAAVAARDDGPDAAAIPWLLLKSTSNAGQGTFASTSYIQRVATVGGKAPTDACDAARAGTERRVPYRATYYFFAG